One Mesorhizobium sp. L-2-11 genomic region harbors:
- a CDS encoding carbohydrate ABC transporter permease, producing MAVATGKSFASRFGVHIAVFIFVAIWTIPTLGILVSSLRDKDQIIASGWWNSFASSTQTEAGRLPPASAQVEKDGKFVLEGNIFGDDPARDISAFGVKSSAPTQYPAGTTADLGDGETLQLNADGSFIMTSTKPFEGERGQRVYYASSAPPKFTTDNYNTVLFSEGIGRSFMNSLTVTIPATVIPILIAAFAAYALAWMRFPGRALLIAVIIGLLVVPLQMSLIPLLKLYNGVGSFFGVPSKTYLGIWLAHTGFGLPFAIYLLRSYIAGLPREIMESARIDGASDFEIFVKIVLPLSFPVLASFAIFQFLWVWNDLLVAMVFLGTEGDQIVLTAKLNALLGSRGGDWEILTTSAFITIVVPLIVFFSLQRYFVRGLLAGSVKGG from the coding sequence ATGGCTGTGGCGACCGGAAAGTCCTTTGCCAGCCGTTTCGGCGTCCATATCGCGGTCTTCATCTTCGTCGCGATCTGGACGATCCCGACGCTCGGCATTCTCGTCTCGTCGCTGCGCGACAAGGACCAGATCATCGCCTCGGGCTGGTGGAACTCGTTCGCCAGTTCCACCCAGACGGAAGCGGGCCGGCTGCCACCCGCCTCGGCGCAAGTCGAGAAGGACGGTAAGTTCGTCCTCGAGGGCAACATCTTCGGCGACGATCCGGCCCGCGACATCAGCGCCTTTGGCGTCAAGTCGTCGGCGCCGACGCAATACCCCGCCGGCACGACGGCCGATCTCGGCGACGGCGAAACCTTGCAGCTCAACGCCGATGGCAGCTTCATCATGACCTCGACCAAGCCGTTCGAGGGCGAGCGTGGGCAGCGCGTCTACTACGCCTCGTCGGCACCACCGAAATTCACCACGGACAATTACAATACGGTGCTGTTTTCGGAGGGCATCGGCCGCTCCTTCATGAATTCGCTGACCGTCACCATTCCGGCGACGGTCATCCCGATCCTGATCGCGGCGTTCGCCGCCTATGCGCTGGCCTGGATGCGCTTTCCCGGCCGGGCGTTGCTCATCGCGGTGATCATCGGGCTCTTGGTCGTGCCGCTGCAGATGTCGCTGATCCCGCTGCTGAAACTCTACAACGGCGTCGGCAGCTTCTTCGGCGTGCCGTCGAAAACCTATCTCGGCATCTGGCTGGCACATACCGGCTTCGGCCTGCCCTTCGCCATCTATCTGCTGAGAAGCTACATTGCCGGCCTGCCGCGCGAAATCATGGAATCGGCGCGCATCGACGGCGCCAGCGATTTCGAGATCTTCGTCAAGATCGTGCTGCCGCTGTCGTTCCCGGTGCTTGCCTCCTTCGCCATCTTCCAGTTCCTGTGGGTGTGGAACGACCTTTTGGTCGCGATGGTTTTCCTCGGCACCGAGGGCGACCAGATCGTGCTGACCGCCAAGCTCAACGCGCTGCTCGGCTCGCGCGGCGGCGACTGGGAGATCCTGACGACATCGGCCTTCATCACCATTGTCGTGCCGCTGATCGTGTTCTTCTCGCTGCAGCGCTATTTCGTCCGCGGGCTGCTCGCCGGCTCGGTGAAGGGAGGTTGA